CCGGGGGCGGCCCTTGGGTAACCGGGATGCGCGTCGACCACTGAGTTTTTCGATCTTGCGCGCAAACTTGTCATCACCCAGTACCCATCCTTTGAGCGCAGTTTCGGTTATCGTCTGAACCGTTTGGCTGCTGAGTTTTTGCTTGAACAGGGCGCGGTAAGCTTTAGCGCGCTCTTTATCGTTGTTACCGAGTTTCAGGTACTCCCCGTGTGCGCTGATCATGGCGTCAGCTTTGCCGAGCGCGTTGTGTGCGTAGCTGCTCCAGCGATAATCCACGGGTTTTTTAACCAGGCCACCACGAACCGGATTTAACTCGATGTAACGACTGCAGGTCAGCAGATAGGTCTTGCTGTCGATGACAGTTGCCCGGTAGCGCCCTTCCCAGAGCGTACCGCTCATGTCGAAATACTCGTTGAAGTATTGCACGTAATTTCGGCCAATGGACTGGGTGGTTCTCGAGATACTGTCGGTGTCGCCCGGGGTTGCAAGAATATGCACGTGGTTCGGCATCAGGACATAGGCGTGTATTTTAAGATGATAATTATAAGCTGCCGCTTCGAGGCAATCGTAGAAATACTGGTAATCCTGTTCTTCAAAGAAGATTTGTTTTCCGTCTCGCCCTCGTTGAATGATGTGATGCGGCTGATTTTTTATCGCGTACCGCGGTAGTCTGGCCATGAAAAATGCTCGTTATCAGGCTGAAAAGTTGCATATTAACACTAATTTCTTGTTATTTGTCAATAGGTTAAATTAATGACAATAATTTGACGCTTTTTAGCTATATGTGGTCGCGTGGGATAGTGATTTCATCCCAGTCGCGCTGATTGACCAGTTCATCGCCTT
The Gammaproteobacteria bacterium DNA segment above includes these coding regions:
- a CDS encoding transposase, which produces MARLPRYAIKNQPHHIIQRGRDGKQIFFEEQDYQYFYDCLEAAAYNYHLKIHAYVLMPNHVHILATPGDTDSISRTTQSIGRNYVQYFNEYFDMSGTLWEGRYRATVIDSKTYLLTCSRYIELNPVRGGLVKKPVDYRWSSYAHNALGKADAMISAHGEYLKLGNNDKERAKAYRALFKQKLSSQTVQTITETALKGWVLGDDKFARKIEKLSGRRASRLPKGRPRGS